GGGAGCGGGCAGacccccagctgcagccctccGAAACCACTGGGCCGCTTCCCTTCGCTCGCCGGCCCGTTCTGGGGTCAGGGCCCCGTCGCCCTCGCCTTGAGCTGTCCGTCCGCAGGGTGACCATGAAGGTGGTGAACCTGAAGCAGGCCATCCTGCAGGCCTGGAAGGAGCGCTGGAGCGACTATCAATGGGCCATAAACATGAAGCGGTTCTTCCCCCGCGGAGCCACCTGGGACATCCTCAACTTGGCAGGTCTGGGGGGAGGCGAGGGGTTCTCCCTTCTTACTGGGCACACTGGGCTGTTTTAGGGGTCCCCACGCGTGTATTTGGGTGTTTCCCCCAGTGTTCCCCCCCTTTGGGGTATTATGGGGTGCCTGTTGCATTTtgctccccccgccccccctttccttcccacaaattcccattcccaaccATGTCAGCCCATTCCCAACTGTCCTGAAAACTGGCTCCGTTTTGGGGTCAttccctcctttttccccatgggaggGCTCAGGAGTCAGCACAGCGTAGCTTTTGGGACAAGAGAAGCAGCTTCGAGTTGAGCCAGGAGAGAATTAAGTTGGGAATGAGGAGAAATTTCTTCATTGAAAGGGTGGTTAGGCATAGGAACAGGCTGTGGTGGAGTTACCATGTGGATGTGGCTCCAGGGGATTTGGGTTATGGTGAGATGCTCCTGGAGGTctttccagccttaatgattccCTGATTTCCTGATTCTAGCACTGCACAGGAGCCAGGTGCTGCTCCCAAGGCTGCTTCCCAGCCCAATTCAAGGGCATTTCACAGAAATCCTGCCAAAAGCTAGGACTGGTTTAAAGATTTGCCAGGCTCTCCTGCTAATTATAGAAACTTGGTGCTGGGATTTTCCCTGTGCAGCAAGTCCCGGGATAAAtaaacagagctgctgctccagggggtTTAAAGGAACCAGCCCCACACAGGCAGCACCTCTCACTCCTCTGAGTGTGGGGATCTTTCCCCTGTGCatgttttccccttctccccatccTCCCATTGGGTTTTCTGTCAGTGCCTGTTTTTTGTCACACCCCGTCCCCGCTgctgagctgcccctgctgGGTTTGTCATCTCCGAGGTGTGGCTGGAGGGGCCAaatggagctgtggctgtggggaGAGGGATTTGCTGGGGGTGGATTTGCTGGGGGTGGGGGTGGTTGGCTCgagggccagccctgctgctgcccagctggtccccagggctcccaggtgtCTGTTGCCACCCTGGTGGCACcggctcctgctcctctggcagcGAGGCCTGCGGGGTGCTTGGCTTGGCCTCATCTGTGTATCCCCAAAAACAGCCACAGAGAGGATAATTCCCTATTATTTCTGCAGGAATGGGTTTCTCCTTGCCCACATTTAGCCAGGGCTCAGTGGTTTCtttggggcagctcctgtgccaggagGAGAAGGATCTGTGTCCCCTTTTCCTATTGGGAGCCACACAAGCAGGATGCTGGCCCTGACTCTGAGCATTGTTTGCACCCAGGGAGAGCCCATTCCCGAGGTCCTGATGGCTGGAACATCAGCTCCCTTCCTCAccacagcccccagagctgtCCTTTCCCAAGCTCAGCTTGGAAGTACAAAGGAGGGAGAGCTGGCACGAGCTGCCAGGATCACGGCAGGCCCTGGCAGATCGCTGCTGACACgtctgcagcagggagcagcatgTGGCTGGCTCATGGTGACactctgggatgggctggggaggggatggcTGCCACCAGCCTTCTGTCCTCATCCCAGAGCCTCTTGGCCCGAGATTCAGCCTTGGAGTGACACCCAGTGAGTCTCCTGCACTCAGGATCCGGtggtgcctcctcctcctcggctTTGGGGTGACAGCTTCCCACCCGGCTGCTGCTCCCCCTTTTACATCTGGGTGCTCTGACCTACTtgcaggctgctctgcagcccgGGGCCTGCTCAGGGAGGTGCTTCCTGCACTCTGCCATGGCTCAAATGGGCAATTAAAGGCTTGGCTGAGCAGATGGGACGGGCAGAGCCCCTCAGGCCACCAAGGGCCAGACGGGCAGGGCTGCGCCCAGTGCAGGGGACTGGTGGCCCCAAGCTCAGCCCCAGGTGCCTGGCTAAAAGACACTCagtggaggctgcaggagcctccTGGCAAGAAGTGGGAGGGAGGAGAatgtggagagcagcagcagcagtttcggggctggagcaggaggctgcgAGCTCTGCCTGAATTATTCAGGGATTAGAAAGTTGTGGGATTCAGTGAATTTAGGAGAAAGCTGGTTTGGAGCCTCTGTGGTTGGTACAGTTGGACTTTGCCAGCTTCCCTGTGGGATGAGGGGAGAAcagagcatgtgtgtgtgtccccatgtgcTGACCTGGGACCCTCTTTCCTTGCAGAGGCTCTCCTGGAGCAGGCCATGATCGGGCCATCCCCAAACCCACTCATCTTGTCCTACCTGAAATATGCCATCAGCTCCCAGGTAaggacctgctgctgctgctgggggtcACCTTGCAGCCTCAGTGAGGTTGGGCAAAGCAACTGGAGTGTTGGTGGTGGGCaagcaccccaaacccccatgtGAGCctctctggggctggggcagacaccccaaacccctaTGTGagcctctgctgggctgggcagacaccccaaatccccatgtGAGCctctcctgggctgggcagacaccccaaacccccatgtGAGCCtctcctgggctggagcaggcaccccaaaccctcatGTGAGCCTCTCCTGGCCTGGGcagacaccccaaacccccatgtGAGCctctctggggctggggcagacaccccaaacccccatgtGAGCCTCTactgggctgggcagacaccTCAAACCCTCATGTGAGCCTCTACTGGCCTGGGcagacaccccaaacccccatgtGAGCCTCTACTGGCCTGGGcagacaccccaaacccccatgtGAGCctctcctgggctgggcagacaccccaATCCCCCATGTGAGCCTCtcctgagctggggcaggcagTGGAGGGCTCAGtgtgtgccctgggcagggatgttTCCATAAATAGCCTCTGCCATCACCCAGGGTGGCAATTCTGCCCCCCAAGAGGCTCTGCACTCGCTGTGTGCTCCACAATTCCATATCCTGGCATTTAATATCGCCTAAAGTTTGTGTGAAATGCATCAGCCATCACCTAAAAATGTCTGTTTGGATTTGTGCCGGgtcagtgccccagccctggccccgtCTGCGGTGACAGGCAGCGGGGCCGTGCCCTGACCTTGCTGTTCCTCAGCAACGAGCCCCTGTGACACCACGCTTGTTTTGGCTTTCTCTCTTGTAGATGGTGTCTTATTCCACGGTGCTGATGGCCATCAGCAAGGTAGGGCTCTGACAGGTGCTCTCAGAGGGTTCACTCTTCACCCACAACCCCACAAATCCCTTTCCCTCCCAACAAACTCCCACCAAATATAGGTCAAGTGGAAAGCGACGGCCCGGGCTGAGTCAGCAGCAGGCAGCCGGCGCAGATTAACGCCCAAGCCTTTCTGTGTCCCCCTGGGGATGGGCTGCCGTGGGTcccagggggttttgggggtgtcaGTGCCTTGTCCCTCTGCCCTGGGGGGCCTGGCAGGCTCCTGCCTGTGTGTAACCTCATCCCAACTGCTGGAAACCACATCCCGCTGTGGTCGGTGGTGCTGGCAGCGCTGTGGGGATCAGAGCTGGCCATggaggagctgggccacagccacaCACCACActcagctgtgctctgtgtccctgtgctgcttccatggggacactgagcgCCCTCCATGGCTGCCTCTGGTGTTGGGATGCTCCTCACAGGCTATGACAGACCGCCCCCACTCTCCTCCTTGTCAGGGTCACCTCAGGCCCCCTACTCAGGGTGACCAAAGCAGGAATGACTTCAGGGAGAATGATTTCTGTTGTTATTATGGGGATGGGAGGAGAATTTTGCTGGCAGTCAGCATTGAAAATTTTGGGGGACTGCAGATTAAGCTTGGAGCTGTGCCATGAAGCCCTGGCGAGGTGGGGACCCCTCCAGGGGTCCCAGCACCGATCCGGGGAGGGGAgtagagcagagcccagcccagctctgctccgaAGGGCTCGGGCTCGTTGCTGTTAGCCCGTGCCTCGTCTCTGCCCGTTCGGAGGGGCGGGCACAGCGCTGACCTTGACAGCCGAGCCTTCCTCCTTCAGCGCAGCGTGGGCCCAGCGCGGAGCTGCGGGCAAGctccggcccggcggggctccCCATCTGCTCCGGGAGGAGGCGGGGGGGCCGCGCTTCTGCTgccccccgcccccagccccgcggcCGGCCGGGCTGTTggcgctgccagccccgccGAGCCGGGGGTGGGCTGGCGTCCGGCCACCACAGCCCCGGCCTGAGGCTGCGGAGAAAACCCAGCCCCGGCCCTGCTGCCGCGGCCCCACCGCCTCTCACAACCCCGGGAGGGCACGACCTGGCCGACAGACAGTCCTGACCTACTTCTCATTCAAGTGGCTTctgggcagctgccagggggagTGTCCTGTGGCCGCAGAGCCTGGCCCGGCCCTGGAGGAAGGGCTTGAGCTTGTGTGGAGCTGCCGGAGCAGTCCCCATCTGAAGCCTCTCTGTGTTGCCCCGCTCTAGTTCGATGACTTCTCCCGGGATTTGTGTGTCCAGTCGCTCTTGGAGATCATGGACATGTTCTGTGACCGCCTCAGGTACTGTGTGGtgttccagcactgccagctctgccctggctgtgccatgggcagaaccaggaaccagcagagcctgggagtCCTGTCTGATCCCAGAATACTCACCCTGGCAGAGGAAGGCAGGTTCCCcctccagctctgtgtccctTACCAAGTTGCTGCCTCGtgagtgccagcacagggacagcagagggaatCCAAACCCCACCAGCTTTGTGGGAATCTGCCAGAAAACCCCCCCTATTCTGAGATAAACCTCACTGTggttttctttcccagttcagctgGATGGGGTGGGTGTAAGACCCCCATGGTCCAAGGGTCTCtatttcctttccctctgcacCTTCCCAGGCCCCAGCTGCATGTCCCAGTCTGGTCCTGCCCTAGGCACtgccttgtttttttcctttatgctTTTCCGCTGGTGTTGCAGGACCCAGGGGAGTCCAGACAATTCAGGCCACAAAAACTTTTTTAGAAAGCTCAGAAATCTTCCTGTTAACCCCTGACAGCCTCTTCTGGGAGGCAGGAGCGTGTGGCAGGGACAgtgagaggagaaggaggatgaggaaggcTCTTCAATGAGatgaaatgaagcagcagcaatgAATATGCATCAGTGGCAGATGTTGACAAGGAGCTGTCGCTGGCCAactgcagagccagcccttAATCCTCTCCTGCCCGCTCTGATCCTCTGCTTAATTTGATCAAAACTTCTGGCCCCGATGATTTGTGCATCAGGAGGGGAAAGCGTTCACCTCTCGCAGCGCGCTGATCAATGCTGAGCCTCCCTTAGCAAGATAATTTGATTAAAAGCTTGGAAAGTTTCCCTGTAGTGGAGAGGCCAGCGAGGAGGCTGCATGgtgggggctgggggtgtctccttccccctggcacagcaggaattctgGTGGGATGAGCAGATTGAGatctgcagcagaggagcgggctgggagcacaggacCTGGCTTTGGGTTCTCCAGCCTACCCAGtgtccgtgcctcagtttccacACTCACACTGAGCATATTCCCACTTGtctcctgtgccagctgccaTGGCAAGGCTGAGGAGTGCATCAGCCTGTGCCGGGCGCTGCTGAGTGCCCTCACCTGGCTCCTGCGCTGCGCCACCTTCTACGCCGAGAAGGTGAAGGATCCTCTGGAGCAGGCGGCGGCAGAGAACCAGCTGAAGATGTGcctggagaggctggagaaggtgctcagcagcaccaagAACCGTGCCCTGATCCACATTgccaagctggaggagacctgtacgtccctgtccctgcatgcTGGCCCTGGAGAGATGTCATTGgcacctctcccttccccctgcccggctcctgcCGCATTGTCCCTGCGGCTCCAAGCCCatccatcttccagccctgttGCTGGAACCGTCTCCTCCCTGGCTCTGTGCCActctctgccccctcccctacGTGCTGCCTTTGGAAGAGGAGCAGAATTAATGTGAAGGCTGCGGGAGCTGTTCCTGGGTGTGctgtgctcccacagcctggcacagccccacgCCTTCATCTCTGTCTGGCCaggaggctgtgccaggctgggcttgggGTGGGACCTGCTGGGAGCACACAGACCCCTGGGTTGGGCTCTCATCACTAGTGGGGACTCCCAGCCTCTTCAGCCTGTCTGGGCTGCTGTGGGCCTTGGAGCTGGCCTGCTTGGTTCCCCATGTGTCCCCTCACTGaatccctgccttccctccccagcctcctGGAGCACCGTGGAGCAGTCCCTGGTCAAGCTGGGAGAGAACCTGAACAACCTTGGCAGCTCCCCGCTGCGGAGCCAGGCTGATGACTGCGTGTCCCTCATCAAGAGGtggctgtgtgctgctgccccATGGGCTCAGGGGGTGAAATGGGTCTGAGCCTCACTCTGAGTCCCCCAAACTCCTcagaggctcctgcctgcctgcacactggctccctgctccccatcccttccctgctccagcaggggctgcccagaggaGAGAGGACAGAGCTACTAGTGACTTGCTGCAGGAGAGTCTTACCCAGGGGTTACTCCTCTGGTGACCCTGAGACCTTTTACtatccctcagctgctctggccccaccagggctgctgtccctgctctggatcCCCCTGGAATTGCTCCCAGGGCTCGAGGGCTTGGCTGAGCCTTGGAGCTCCCAGGTGTTCCAGTGTCCTGCCCCGGGGCAGCAGAGGTCAGGGGTTTAGccagggaatgggagtgggacaggaggagcaggaatctgtccctgcagggctccagtGACCCTGGGCTGTCCTTTTCCACCCAGCATCCCCACCATGCTCTCAGtccactcagagcagctgaacaaGACAGGTTTCCCCACCGTGCACGCcgtggtgctgctggagggcaCCATGAACCTCACAGGAGAGACCCAGCCCCTGGTGGAGCAGCTGATGATGGTGAAGAGGATGCAGGTACAGAAGTGACAGTGTGTTCTGCTcaggcagcctggggctgtggggccaggCCATGTGCCTTCCCCGTGCTGGTCCTGctccaggggagcagcaggagcccatCAACACCTCAGCAGGGCTTTGGCTGTGGTGGGGGatgtgctctgctgccagcccagcactgggagggtttgtgtgtgtgcccCACAGCGCATCCCCTCCCCTCTCTTCGTGCTGGAGATCTGGAAGGCCTGTTTTGTGGGCCTCATCGAGTGTCCTGAGGGCACAGAGGAGCTCAAGTGGACAGCCTTCACCTTCCTGAAGGtagggcccagcccagcaccaaatccctgcctgctgctgtcctttccctgctcctgctgaggtCTGAGCTTTGCCAGAGCAATCAATCCTTCTTTCTTGTAGTGTGCTCCTTAGGGTGCCCTCACCCCACAGTGTGTCCCTTGGGGTGCCCACACCCCACAGTGTGCCCCTCGAGGTGTCCCCCACCCCACAGTGTGCCAGTCACCCCACTGTGTGTCCCTTGGGATGCCTTCCAACCCCACAGTGTGCTCCTCACCCACTCAGAATTCCCTTTGGGTTACCCCCACACCCCAAAATGTGCCCCTTAGGGTGTCCCACTCCTCACAATGTGGTCCTCAGGGTGGCCCCCACTCTCCACAATGTGCCCCTTGGGGTCCACCCCACCTGAGCCCACTCCAGCCCTCCTGTCACCCCCTGAGCATCAGCTTTGCTGTCAGGAGCCTGTTTTTTGGCCCAGCCTCATTTTGTTTGGCAGAGTGAGTTTTCCTGAGAGGTTATGGGGAAAATGTGGCTCCAGGTGATGGTGGAAGGACactgcagaggggagcaggggcaCAAAGTCCCCCTGCTCCAGAAATGCTgctttcctggggctgggagagcagctgtgtgcagctctgtTGGTgtgggctggtgctgctggggggtCCCAGCAGTGGAATGGGGTCTGCCCTCATGTCACTCTGTGCCCTGTGTCTTTCAGATGCCCCAGGTGCTGGTTAAACTCAAGAAGTATCCCCAAGGGGACAAGGTGAGACTGATGGTGCCTGGCCTGCACGGGGAAATGTTCCCTGTCCCAAAAACCTTCCCTGATGGAgcaggtggggacagggggaggtggGCCTGTGGTGAGCTGAGTGCCTGGCTTTGTGTTTGTCAGGATTTCACTGAGGATGTGAACTGTGCCTTTGAGTTCCTGCTGAAGTTGACCCCTCTGCTTGACAAAGCCGACCAGCGCTGCAAGTGAGTGAGTGCTCAGCATGGccacagctgccacagccaccctgTCCTCAGTGtgggcagctggggcagctcctggcagggctgggttagTTTCTGATCCCATTTCTTcttcctgaggagctgctgctgctgccacatgAGGCAGTGAGGGTGTGACAGCTGAGTCACGTGTgtgacacccagagctgccctggacCCTGCAGCACCCTCGGAGGGGTGGGACAGggccaggagggcagctcatgatccccctgccctgtggcaCTGTCTGGGGTGACAGGAATGCTGTCCTTGGGGCTCCAGctctcctctctcttccagctgcaACTGCATgagcctgctcctgcaggagtgcagcaagcaggggctgctctccGAGGCCAACATGAACAACCTCATCGACAAACGGTACAGCCACCCCACAGTCTGGGGAACCCCACAAGGGGGGCTCAAGCACctggttttggggggggagCATGAGGGAACAGCTGTGCTGACACTGGGGGACTGTGACTGGGACATGGTGACCTGGGGGGACGGGATGCTGCTTTTGGGACAGGCTGAGTCTGTCCCCTCAGAGAGGCAGCTGGTGGTGGCCTGAGGCAGTGGCTGTCCCTTGAGGGTGCCATGGGTGGAGAGAGGGAGGCAGGGTGATGGATTCTACACACTGGCCCTTCTTTGGGgtcccccagggctgcagaCAAGGAAAACTCTCCGTCCCTGAAATCGGCCGAGAACGCCAACATCCAGCCAAACCCTGGGCTCATCCTGAGGGCTGAGCCCACTGTCACCAACATCCTGAAGGTCAGTGCccttctgcagccctgctggtcTGGCTGGGCTCAGGCCTGGAGCCCTTTGCCAGCAGCATCAGTCTAACCAGGCAGCCAGGGTGCTTGGGACGCACTGGatttctccctgccctggggtggaGCTGTGGAGGAATCACTGGAGCCTTGCTGCTCCATTGTGGAGATGAGGAgctcccctcctccttcccaggaAGCTGGAGGAGCTGTCAGGTGGCATGTCATCAGTGCCAGCAGCCTGagcccagccagctctgcccgtcctgctcagctgctctctgtATCTCCCCGTCTCTGTGTCACTCTGGTTGTTTTGCTGCTACTGAGTGACAGGGGATGCTTTCCTGCTGGtggcaggggctcagaggaCTCCATCCCACCTCTCCCAAACCCAGCAGGTCCCTGCTCCTCGAGGTctcagggacagctcttgcAGCTGGTCAACTTTGTACCCTTAAAGCTGGAGTTTGCTGCTACTCTGTAGCACACGTCCCCATGACTTCCATTTCCTCTTACTTTTTTGCTTGTAGACCATGGATGCAGATCACTCCAAGTCCCCTGAGGGCCTGCTGGGGGTCCTGGGTCACATGCTGTCTGGGAAGAGCCTGGacttgctgctggcagcagcagcagccactgggaaGCTGAAATCCTTTGCTCGGAAGTTTGTCAAGTGAGTGTCCACCTTGGTGGCACTGTGACTGGTgaccagggggctcaggggaaCAGGCAGCCCCTTGAACTGCCCTCTAgacagggctggatgtgcctgTGGAGcactggggagggctgggatcTCAGGGATGCTgcaccccacagcaccccaTCTTTGCATGAACAGGACAGAGAATTGGAGCCAGGCTGGTCTGGGGTGTTCAGAAAACTGAAGGCTGTGGCCGAGTCCTGCATCCAGGGCAGTGTGTCCCTGCCTTCTGCAGACACACGTGTCCTGCTTagtgcacacacagcagcacacacatGGGGCTGTGTGATGGGCTCCCCCAAGGTGGCTTGGGGGGTCTGTTTGGGGGTCTGTGCTCTGAAACACCCacagagctggctctggggaGAGCCCCTTGGTGTGGGGTGAGCAGCTTGGCTGGACCTGTGTGACCACAGGGAGCAGAGACAGGGAGGAGATGACGTCCCTGTGGTGCTGGagggtgtctgcagagctgggccttgcatctcctgcccctctgtgctgggctggagtTTGGGGGGATTCTGCAGGCCAGGCAGCCCCCTGCTTGTGTCAGGGCTGGGAATTGTCTGGTTGGACTGCTCATGCTTTGCTGCCACTCTCTGCCCCTCCAGGCTGAATGAATTCACCAAGCAAATCACCGGGGAAATCTGTGAGTGCGTGTTCGTCCGTGCGTGGGGTGATTGGAGCTGTGCCCCCCCTGCTGGGGTGCTCTGGGGCCTGGCTGGGTTAAACTGGGACTGGCTGTGGcaccagagccagctgagctgtgccaggcccggctgggggtgctggcagggaggggctctgtgccaccagggatttggggacacgcTGCCttcgtgtgtgtgtgtccatccCAAATCCGGGGTGTTCCCGTGGGCTCCCTCTCCCCTTGGGAGCCTGGGGGCCCCTTGGCTCCCTCCCTGGAAGGGGTGATgtgtcagcacagcccagatAAGGACTCTGACTCTGTGTGATGAAACTTGCAGAGTGCTCTGACCTTCCATGGTGAGGGAGGCCCCacttgggctggggctgcccagagggaggccagagctgctctgggggctcaAGCAGAGGCAGATGAGGTGGGGGGAGGCActtggaacatcctctgggagGAGTTAGAAACTGCCCCCCTTGTTTGTGGGGTTCTGCTTCTCTCCTCCTGCTGAGGCCAGAGAGCCCCAAGGTCTTTATTTCTCCTCCCTCAGCCAAGAGTGGCCCAGTCCGGGCTCTGCTTTTTGACATCTCCTTCCTCATGCTGTGCCATGTGGCCCAGACCTATGGCTCAGAGGTAAGGATCCTTTGGGGAGGGATGAAGGATGGAATTGGATCCTgtgagggaggggaaggatgaGGCTGGATCCTAAGAGGAGCTCTCAGAtctgccagctcagcccctgcgcTGCTGCAGCCTATCAGCCTCCTCTAGTGGCCAGcctgccactgtccccactgtccctcctgtccctgcagccacttcatagcccagggcacagcacccGGTGCCTGTCACCTGGAAATCTGTCCCTGGGGCTCTCTCTGGGTGCCAGGTGATGGAGCAGGACTGGCTGTCACCTCCCTgaggacttgggctgtgcttcATTGGTGGGATCAGTTGGAATGCTGCTTCCAATGGCCTTGAAGCTCACCAGCCTGCTCCCAGTTTGCCCTTCCAGTTTGGCACTGGTTGGCATGGCCAGGCAGTGTCAGCTCTCCCTGTCTAAGGAGgaactcccagccctgctcaggaaaCCACTTTTGGTTGCATGAAAATTTTCCAGGTTTCGACATCGGCGTGTGCTGGGAGGCGAAACGATACCGAAACCCTGGGAATgcagagagggggagagaagggtcctgcccagccagcccagggagcagggaggggaaaccaggcagggatggatgtgcccagggctgtccaaTGAGATCTCAGCccccccctcccagcccagcagctttcctgcccagctgctgctgaacagATGTGTGAAACTTTTTTGGACACAAATAGTGTCCCCTGGGTGAcacaggctgagggcaggaAGTGACGTGTGGGGTTCCCAGCTCATGGCCCCCACAGGAccctcccagctgggctgtgtgacCCCAGGGACCCCATGCATGGCTTGGTGGGATGGGGGAACAAGGGACTTGTTTGAGCTGCACACTGTGACCCCGTGGCCACACTCACAGCTGGCCTGgcatctctgctctgagctgggctgtgttctgCTGGGGAGCA
The sequence above is a segment of the Agelaius phoeniceus isolate bAgePho1 chromosome 26, bAgePho1.hap1, whole genome shotgun sequence genome. Coding sequences within it:
- the MED24 gene encoding mediator of RNA polymerase II transcription subunit 24, which gives rise to MKVVNLKQAILQAWKERWSDYQWAINMKRFFPRGATWDILNLAEALLEQAMIGPSPNPLILSYLKYAISSQMVSYSTVLMAISKFDDFSRDLCVQSLLEIMDMFCDRLSCHGKAEECISLCRALLSALTWLLRCATFYAEKVKDPLEQAAAENQLKMCLERLEKVLSSTKNRALIHIAKLEETSSWSTVEQSLVKLGENLNNLGSSPLRSQADDCVSLIKSIPTMLSVHSEQLNKTGFPTVHAVVLLEGTMNLTGETQPLVEQLMMVKRMQRIPSPLFVLEIWKACFVGLIECPEGTEELKWTAFTFLKMPQVLVKLKKYPQGDKDFTEDVNCAFEFLLKLTPLLDKADQRCNCNCMSLLLQECSKQGLLSEANMNNLIDKRAADKENSPSLKSAENANIQPNPGLILRAEPTVTNILKTMDADHSKSPEGLLGVLGHMLSGKSLDLLLAAAAATGKLKSFARKFVKLNEFTKQITGEISKSGPVRALLFDISFLMLCHVAQTYGSEVILSDSNPPGEVPFFETWMLTCMPEEGKILNPDHPCFRPDSTKVESLVALLNNSSEMKLVQMKWHEVCLSISAAILEILNAWENGVLSTESIQKITENIKGKVCSMAVCAVAWLVAHVRMLGLDEREKSLQMIRQLATPLYGENTLQFYNERVVIMSSILEHMCADVLQQTATQIKFPSTGMDTIPYWNLLPPKKPIKEVLTSVFTKVLEKGWVDSRSIHIFDTLLHMGGVYWFCNNLVKELLKETRKEHTLRAVELLYAIFCLDMHQLTLTLLGHILPNLLTDSSKWHTLMDPPGKALAKLSVWCALSSYSSHSKVQASARQKKRHREDIEDYISLFPLDDTQPSKLMRLLSSNEEDSNILSSPNRSMSSSLSASQLHTVSMRDPLNRVLANLFLLISSILGAKTAGTHTQFVQWFMEECVECLEQGSRGSILQFMPFTMVSELVKVSTMSSPKIVLAITDLSLPLGRRVAAKAIAAL